The nucleotide window AGGAAACGACTATCTCgtcgcgatcggaccaccgcagtcgGCCACCTCAACAGTTTCAAGAGTCGCTCAGGAAGATCCCtagtcattcggacccgaacccaacCGTATTGGTTTGAGGCCACGGCTTAAGATTGTTATACCAACAAGTAGATTTAATACAATACCACTAAACCAATGTTTTATTTATgtatcatgattattattatttaagtaTGATTAAAATAATATCTGAATTTTGAATAAAATTAGTAGCGAATTTGGTTTTTTGAATATTCAATTTATGTTTTTTGATTTAGACAAACAatatgtgtgtgttttttttcttctaatatcCAATTGAGTTGGAACATTTGTGTCACCCTTCGTAAAAAGACTACTCCAATATTATGGAGATTGGACTCCTCACCACATGCTTCGTCGACACCCACCTCAATTGCCCCTCACCTAAGCCCTGCCGACCTCCCGTTCTCCGGAAGGTGATGCTGAAGCTCTTCTTCTCGTCCACCTTCTCGAACGACAGCGTCGTCGGATCTACACGCGCAGATGCTCCCTCCGGCACGTCAACCATCGCCCGGTACGTCGACCTTGGCTCCCCGACGTTGGTCACTGTCCGCGTGTAGCTGACCGGAGTCGAAAGGTTAGCCGGCAGCTTGACCGATATGGAAGGATAGTTCAGCTCTGCTTCGCTGATGCTCTTCACGGAGGAGCAATTCACTGGTCCGCCAACTATAGCTCGGACATGGTAGTTGGCGTAGAGGCCGCAGAGGTAAGGAATGTAGTCTTGGGGCGTGAGGTCGTAGACGAGTCCGGGGTCCATGGCCTTCGGCGGGTCCACGTGACCGGCTCCTACCGCGAACAAGTCGGCCGGGAGGTGTCTCTCGTCGAGGATTGGCCCTCTGCTGTTGTCGGTCGCGTACGCTGTCGTCATGATCGCTGATTTGATCGCGGCGGACGACCAATCGGGGTGCGCTTTCTTGATCAACGCGGCGATGCCGGAGAGGTGAGGGCAAGACATGGAGGTGCCGGAGAACACCTCGAACGCGCTGGTCCACGCTGCCAGGATGTTCACGCCGGGTCCGGTGATATCTGGCTTCAGGATCCCTGGTGTAATTTGGCTGGGTCCTCTGGAGGAGAACGAGGCCATCGCCGGTGAGTGGGGCGTGTGCATGACGGTGCCCTTGAAGATGATGGTTGCGGTAGGAGCAGAGGTGGTGTTGATGTAGGCCTTGATCTTGAGTCCGTCAGCGTAGGGAACGTTCGACGTCCGGAGGACATGGGGTTCAACGAGAGTGCTGTAGGCGAAGTCAGGGTTGTTGACAATGATCATTCCTGAGCCGCCGGCGCTCTTGACGACGTCATCCTTTTCGGCTCTCCCATTGCCGCCGTCGTCGCACACCACTATTTTGCCGTGGACGTCGACGCCATCCAAGGAGCCACTGAGGCAGAAGGAAGAGTTTTCGTTACCAGTGGCGTGGCCGGGATACACGAGCGGCAGCATTTTGGACTCGAAGTCACGCGGCTGGGACAATGACTCGCCGTCAAACTCTTGTCCGTCGCCGAGCTTGACGGTGGACAAGAAGGACCGGTCCGTGGTGCTCGCGCCTACCGTGAGCAGCCACGGCGCATCGTTGGTCACGGTGCCACGATTTGGCCCTGTATTACCTGCCGAGCAGCTGACGAAGACTCCTTTGTTGATGGCTTTGAAGCCACCCTGCGCGACCGGGTTGGAGTGGAAAGCAGCAGAGGGTCCGCCTAGAGAGAGGGAGATCACATCGACGCCGTCTTCCACCGCGGCGTCCATGGCAGCCAATATGTCATAACCGTGGCACGTATCTTCGTTACACACCTTGTAGACGGCGATGTGAGCGCGCGGCGCCATCCCCGACGCCGTGACCACCCTGGCGTTCCCATATGCGCTAGCATTCGTCACGAACTTCCCGGCGGCAGTGCTCGCAGTGTGGGTGCCGTGCCCCTCATCATCGACCGGAGTGACCGTCGACCGACGCGTGACCTTGTCGTAATTGATGAAGGACCTCGCACCGATGAGCTTGTTGTTGCACGCCGACGCGTTCAAGTCGCAGCGGCCCTTCCACTTTGCCGGCGGCGGCGGCATGCCGTCGTCATCGAAAGAAGGATGCCCCGGGGTGATGACAGTGTCCAGGATGCCGATGATGATCCCTTCGCCCATGTTGGTGGCGTTCCACACGCTGTGGCTCGGTTGGCTCAACCCCAGGAACTCGGGCGTGTGGGTGGTGAGGGGGCGGTAAACGGGGCTGGGATAGGCATGCAGGAACCAGTCCAACTTCGACATGGCCTCCACCTCCCTCTGCCCGAGCCGCGCACAGAAGCCGGTAATGACGTCGCGGTAGGAGTAGACAATGCGCGAGTCTGCGACGTTGGCGGCATCTTCTTCAGGCGCAAGTTCGAAAGCTTCACTTGCACTGTTTAGGAGGGAGCAGTACCAATCGGACCATTGTTCGGCGGCGGAGAAGGTCACGTCCTCGGAGCGTTTGACGTGAACAATGTAGACCGTCAGCTCGTCGGAGCCGTAGACATGAAGGCAGGAGATGAGGAAGGAGGCACAGAGGcacaggaggagggggaggaagggCTTAGGGAGAGCCATCGCAGGTTTGGGTCTTACGACAAACCATTAGAGGACGGAGATTTATAGAGCTCCTCTCGGGATGCAGTCGTAAGTACATTCCTACACAGGATGGAAGTATTGTTTAGGGACAGTAATTAGGGTTAAGCAAACGTGATATGTGACAAAACAAGAAAGAACACAAAACAAACTAACAAGAAAAGAAGTTATTACTGTTTGGATTTCAGTATAATTTTGTGGTTAAGTCGTGGCATAGGAGACTAATTTTAGTAATTAATAAactcaatttcttctttttttttacttagATTAGGAtataatcaaataaataataaattagtttttttacTAAATAATTGACTTTCACTAATACAAATCTCAAATATTAGAAAGTTTATACTTTATTTAATCCTAAAATATATCTCATATTTAGTTCGAACCTCTAATGTATTAATTGACCTAAACTACTGGTTAAGATATTTAAATTGAAGTTAataatagtatactcatcagatccttataaCTTAATATTAGTCTTCTTTACTTTCGATGTGAGACTTATCGgaatgttatatattttttaaattatatataaaaaatcaaatgtttACAAATGTTAGTCTAACTAATCAATAGGTAATGTTAACATATATTATGTCATATACTAATTTAACACAAGATTGTTTTGATCTTGAGTGATTTGAGATTATTTTCTTAATCTATCTTTTTTCTATCTCACTtacataaatattaataaaaattaaacctTGTGATATATTATCCTCTTTCTACGAAATGTCGATAAGGTTGTTTTGGCTTTGTTATgaaagaataatatatatatatatatatatatatatataattataaatatatagataACACTTTTtggaagaaaaatcaagtaaagaGCTAAATCTTATTTATTGATGGAATTTATAAAAGTGCAGCAAGTCATGAACATACCAACACCCGTTACAAAATTCATGAGGATGTGATGAGAATTATTTAAAGTTAATAAATCTACTATGAAATTATCTGCAAGTATATGTGGTcttgataaattaaaagaaaattaaacaCGATGGCATTGTAGAGCAGGAAATTTTGGACCAAAAATAAGATGGAGTATAAGGTTGGAAACAAAATGGCACACAGGAACATAAATATATTCGATAGACAAATGTCATTTAACTCGGAAGACACTAATATATatttgttgtgggaaacaaccttaagccgtggcctgGGGGCCAACGCAACTGGGTTCGAGTTCGAATGATCAGGGATCTTGCTGGGCGACCCTTGGGACTGCTGAGGTGGCCGACTGCTGTGATCCGATCGGGACGCGATAGCCGTTTCGTCTGGAAAGATATTCCTCGCCCGGGCACGTAGTGGGAGGCgctccgtcttcgtccctgcacacaggtcgggtcgggaagctcaaCTTGACCCCTCCGACAATCCAGTTAATAGATAGTCACAAGGGGTTTTTgtctttgctctctctctctctctccctagaGTTGAAcgtgagggtttttatagggaagcttattatttcctgatgtgcccgcttataGGGGCAGATCCGTACTTTCGATAGCGTCCGACACTAATGTGGGCGTTGCGTGAATAAACGGGCTTGCACAGGATGTGGCGTGCCCTGGTCGTCGTCCTGGTCTGCTTTGGTCAGGCGCATCAAGTCAAACCGAGGCGTGGATCATTATCTTGGAGGAGCTAAAGTCAATGCATGTCCCATCGTTATTACCACTATCAATATTCACTCTTTGGAAATcactaaatatattattatatatatatatgttatttgaaatgaaagattaatAACTCATAAGATAAATATTATGTCCATATTGATTGAATCGTATAATAAATAGTATGTCGAAGATAAATATTAGGGACGTAAACATAATGACACATAGGAACACAAATATATCAGATAGATAAATCTCATTTCACTGAGAAGATGGTGATATGCATCCAATCATCGGAAATCAATAACAATTTGTGAATGCCAATCCCATCTCCGGAGAGAGAACATCGTATATGATGACGTTCCCTTTGTCGACCCTGCATGCATGGATTACTCCAGCTTGATGGAGATCGGGCTCCTGACCACGTGCTTCCCTGACACCCACAGCAGCTGCCCCTGCACTGCGCCCGACCCACCTCCGTTCCTCCTGAAGCTGATGCTGAAGCTTTTCTTCTGGTTCACCTCGTTGAACGAGAGCGTTGTTGGCGTCACGCCCGCCGATACCTCCTTCGGCACGTCAAGCTTCACCGTGTACGTCGACTTGGGCTCCCCGACGTTGGTCACCGTCCGTGTGTAGCTGATCGACGTCGAACTGTTGGCCGGCAGAGTGACCGATATGGAAGGATAGTTGAGCTCTCCTTCGCTGATGCTCTTCACAGACGAGCAATCGACGTGCTTACGAACTATCACTTGAACATAAGTGCTGTCGTAGAGGCCGCAGAGATAAGGGATGTAGTCTTGGGGTGTGAGGTCGTAGACGAGACCGGGGTCGATGGCATTCGGAGGGTTCACGTGTCCCGCTCCTATAGCGAAGAAGTCGGCCGGGAGGTGTCTCTCGTCGAGGATCGGCCCTCGGCTGTTGTCCGTCACGTATGCCGTCGTCATTATCGCGGATTTGATCGCGGCCGGCGACCAATCGGGGTGCGCTTTCTTGATCAGGGCGGCGATGCCGGAGAGGTGAGGGCAGGACATGGAGGTGCCGGAGTTCATGTTGAACTTCTGGTCCTTCCACGCGGCGAGGACGCTCACGCCCGGCCCCGTGATGTCCGGCTTCAGGATCCCCGGCGTGATTTGGCTGGGTCCGCGGGAGGAGAACGAGGCCATCGCCGGCGAGTGGGGCGTGTTCATGGCGGTGCCCTTGAAGATGATCGTTGCCGTGGGAGAAGAAGTCGAGTTGATGTAGGACTTGATCTTGAGTCCGTAAGCATGGGGAACGTTTGATGCAGGGAGCACATGGGGGTCGGCAACGGTGGTGTACCCGTCCACCGGTGCATTCGCAAGTATCATCCCGGCGCCGCCGCCGAACTGGACGACTTGACCCTTTTCGATTCTACTGTTTCGGCCGCGGTCGCACAACACAATCTTTCCACGTACGTCGAATCTATCCAAAGAGCCGCTGACGCAGAGGGAGGACTGCTCATTCCCATTTGGGTACATCAGCGGCAGCATTTTGGACCCGAAATCGTGCGGCTGATACATTGTCTCGCCATCGAACTCTTGTCCGTCCCCGAGCTTCACCGTGGCCAAGAGGGAGCGGTCCATGGTGCTTGCGCCCACCGTGAGCAACCACGGCGCATCGTTCGACAGGGTGTTGTGGCCCGGTCCGGAATTTCCGGCCGAGCAGCTGACGAAGACTCCTCTGTTGATGGCGTTGAAGCCGCCCTGCGCGATGGGGTTGGAGTGGAAAGGTTCAGAGTCTCCGCCGAGCGAGAGGGAGAGCACATCGACCCCGTCGTCGACAGCGGCGTCCATGCCAGCCAAGATGTCATGACCCAGGCATTGGTTCCCGTAGCACACCTTGTAGGCGGCGATGTGAGCGCGCGGCGCCATCCCGGACGCGACGCCCTTGGCGCTCCCGTTGGCGTTGGCACCCTTCACGAACGCCCCGGCAGCGGTGGTCGACGTGTGAGTGCCGTGCCCATCATAATCGATCGGCTCGTCGGTCGACCGGCGCGTGATGTTGTTGTATTTGATGAAGGACCTTGCGCCGATGAGCTTGTTGTTGCACACCGTCGCGTTCAAGTCGCAGCGCCCCTTCCACTTGGCCGGCGCCGGCGGCATACCGTGGTCATCGTAGGAACGGTGCCCGGGGGTGACGCCGCTGTCGAGGACGCCGATGATGATGCCTTCGCCCATGTTGGTGGAGTTCCACACGCTGTGGCCGCCGTACCTAAGCCCCAGGAACATGGGGGTGTGGGTGGTCAGCGGACGGTACACAGGGCTCGGGTAGGCGTGCAGGAACCAGTCCAGCTTCGACATGGCCTCCACCTCCTTGTCGGTGAGGCGCGCAGAGAAGCCAGTCATGACGTTGCGGTAGGAGTAGATAATGCGCGACGCCGCGGTATCTTGCTCGGACGCAAGTCCGAATACGTCAGTTGCTCCGTTCAACAGAGAGGAGTACCACGGTGCCCATTGCTCCGCCACGGAGAAGTTTTCGCCCTCCGGCTGTTTGACGTGAACTATATAGACCTTCGGCTCCTCTGTACCGTCTGCATGTTGGCCGGAAAGGAGTACGGAAGCACATAGGAACAGGACGATCGAGAGAAAGTGCTTCCGGAGAGCCATCGCATGCAGGGGCGACGCCGAAACATAAAACATCGATGGAGATTTATAGAGCTCTTTGGTGGAGAGAAAAGGTCAAACAAGACGTCTTTAGACCTAAAATCTTCCTTAATTAGGATCGAGGAGTTGTTTTCTCGGAACAATAGTCCGGCAGAGGCGCTGTAATATTGACAAAAACATCTGTGGTCAAACCTCAAGAACTGTCTCATGATCTCTTTTAGCCACTCCATTGAGAATTGAGTTTGTGATAGGGAAAGTACAAGCGTTACACTCATGATCTCTTTAGCCACACAAGATCTCGCACTGTCCTCACGTGGAAAGTCATACAAGTAAACCAGTGGCGACCTAACTTCTTAGCTTCCCCTCGATCACACCATCGTTCATCAGCAATCCATCGATCTTGACCATGATTTCAGAAGAGGACACATGCTTAATCGCTAGGAGCATTAATTTCCGATAGCATGGTCCAACTCTTCGGGTACCTGACGTCGATTCTCATCCTTTATTCGTTTTAGGCATGTCCCTACCTTGGCAGACGACACACCCCCAGCCTTTTCCTAACATAATCAACAAGAAGACATATTCACTAGCTATCGATATAAAtgaatctttgatgatatgagaaGGTAAAGGAGGGATGAGCAACCAACAACCCTCTACCTACAAAtcaggtataaaagccaaccctaAAAACTAGATGAAGGGGATTGGACAAAAACCTATCTTGAGCTCTGCTAAATCTTCACTAATTTCTCTATTAACTTAAACATTGGAAAGGTTGGGTTAGAAAATTTTTTGACACTGACCAATTGTGCAGGGCTCCGGCACACCTAAGGAGCACCCTAGGATGACACAGAACATCGCCTAGTCAAGGTGCTCCTTTGGAATGTCTCTAAATTTCCTTCATTGGGTGAAATGTACCTTGAATGGTCAGTTGCCATGAGCCAGAAAAGCATCAGGAGTCTACTCGTCACATAAGCGATATGTTTAGGCTACTAGGATGGGTCCGTGCTTTTGGGACTGAACCAGACCATGTTGACTCTATAGTCAACAACACTCAACAACTAACATTTTAGTATTAGAGGAAGGGCTCAAATGAACACTTACCCATCGACCCGCACAATGAACAGTCCAATGAGGAAGTGTCGCCACCTACACTTAACACCTTTGTACAAGAAAGATAGTCTCCTCCCTTCCTGTAGGTGGAAGCCTCCACCTTGAAACATACGCTAGGATACTATCAGTGTTTGTCCAACCATCCAAGTCTCTCTCCTTCGAGATCGAGCATAGGGCATATGTTTATCCCCACCGATGTCTTTCTTAGCCTCACTCTCCAAGTCCAAACATTGGTCGGAATGATGCAGGCCATCGCCCCGCTTTTGCCACAATTGACTCAATCCCAGCCACCCATTCCCACCTTTCCTCACCCCTCCACCCTTGGAGGAATCTCTGGCAGACTCGCAGTAGGTCCACTCTGACCATCCTCATTAGAGGGAGGTGCCATAGGGAGCGGGGTTTTCTCCCACGACAAGGCACAATGCTCCCCCTGCCATGAATTCATTCAACTCGAATCATATACCCAATCTATCAACTAAATCAAGGACTCACTCAGGGCCCAA belongs to Musa acuminata AAA Group cultivar baxijiao chromosome BXJ1-11, Cavendish_Baxijiao_AAA, whole genome shotgun sequence and includes:
- the LOC103970873 gene encoding subtilisin-like protease — encoded protein: MALPKPFLPLLLCLCASFLISCLHVYGSDELTVYIVHVKRSEDVTFSAAEQWSDWYCSLLNSASEAFELAPEEDAANVADSRIVYSYRDVITGFCARLGQREVEAMSKLDWFLHAYPSPVYRPLTTHTPEFLGLSQPSHSVWNATNMGEGIIIGILDTVITPGHPSFDDDGMPPPPAKWKGRCDLNASACNNKLIGARSFINYDKVTRRSTVTPVDDEGHGTHTASTAAGKFVTNASAYGNARVVTASGMAPRAHIAVYKVCNEDTCHGYDILAAMDAAVEDGVDVISLSLGGPSAAFHSNPVAQGGFKAINKGVFVSCSAGNTGPNRGTVTNDAPWLLTVGASTTDRSFLSTVKLGDGQEFDGESLSQPRDFESKMLPLVYPGHATGNENSSFCLSGSLDGVDVHGKIVVCDDGGNGRAEKDDVVKSAGGSGMIIVNNPDFAYSTLVEPHVLRTSNVPYADGLKIKAYINTTSAPTATIIFKGTVMHTPHSPAMASFSSRGPSQITPGILKPDITGPGVNILAAWTSAFEVFSGTSMSCPHLSGIAALIKKAHPDWSSAAIKSAIMTTAYATDNSRGPILDERHLPADLFAVGAGHVDPPKAMDPGLVYDLTPQDYIPYLCGLYANYHVRAIVGGPVNCSSVKSISEAELNYPSISVKLPANLSTPVSYTRTVTNVGEPRSTYRAMVDVPEGASARVDPTTLSFEKVDEKKSFSITFRRTGGRQGLGEGQLRWVSTKHVVRSPISIILE
- the LOC135596381 gene encoding subtilisin-like protease 4, with the translated sequence MALRKHFLSIVLFLCASVLLSGQHADGTEEPKVYIVHVKQPEGENFSVAEQWAPWYSSLLNGATDVFGLASEQDTAASRIIYSYRNVMTGFSARLTDKEVEAMSKLDWFLHAYPSPVYRPLTTHTPMFLGLRYGGHSVWNSTNMGEGIIIGVLDSGVTPGHRSYDDHGMPPAPAKWKGRCDLNATVCNNKLIGARSFIKYNNITRRSTDEPIDYDGHGTHTSTTAAGAFVKGANANGSAKGVASGMAPRAHIAAYKVCYGNQCLGHDILAGMDAAVDDGVDVLSLSLGGDSEPFHSNPIAQGGFNAINRGVFVSCSAGNSGPGHNTLSNDAPWLLTVGASTMDRSLLATVKLGDGQEFDGETMYQPHDFGSKMLPLMYPNGNEQSSLCVSGSLDRFDVRGKIVLCDRGRNSRIEKGQVVQFGGGAGMILANAPVDGYTTVADPHVLPASNVPHAYGLKIKSYINSTSSPTATIIFKGTAMNTPHSPAMASFSSRGPSQITPGILKPDITGPGVSVLAAWKDQKFNMNSGTSMSCPHLSGIAALIKKAHPDWSPAAIKSAIMTTAYVTDNSRGPILDERHLPADFFAIGAGHVNPPNAIDPGLVYDLTPQDYIPYLCGLYDSTYVQVIVRKHVDCSSVKSISEGELNYPSISVTLPANSSTSISYTRTVTNVGEPKSTYTVKLDVPKEVSAGVTPTTLSFNEVNQKKSFSISFRRNGGGSGAVQGQLLWVSGKHVVRSPISIKLE